AGATCAGCCACGCTTTTCGCGGCGAGCAGTTCGCGGGTGGCGTCGGTGCGGCGAATCCCTAAGTCTTCTGGCAAGGCGATCAGGCCTTCACGGCGCATGCGCGCGGTGTCTTTGGGGTTGTGGCGCAGGCCGATGGCGGTCACCCCGGCCACGGCGGCGATCATCGCCTGGCGCTCTTCCAGCGAGCGCGCCTTGTACAGGTAGGCGATGCCTTCTTCGGTCAGCAAGTGGGTGACGTCGTCGCCGTAGACCATGATCGGCGCCAGCGGCATGCCGCTTTTCTTCGCCACGTCGATGGCATCGAGGGTTTCGACGAAGGTCGGTTTGCCGCCTTCCTGGAAGGTCTCGACCATCTGCACCACCAGCTTCTTGCCGCGCTCGAGCATCGGCTCGGCGACGTCGGTGTGGCGCATGTCGAGCCAGGCCGGGGTGCCGTGGCGACGACCGCGCGGGTCGTGGCCCATGTTCGGCGCCCCACCGAAGCCGGCCAGGCGCCCGCGAGTCACAGTGGAGGAATGGCCGTCGCCATCGACCTGCAAGGTAGCGCCGATGAACAGGTCCACCGCGTATTGCCCGGCCAGTTGGCTGAACATCCGGTTGGAACGCAGGGAGCCATCGCGCCCGGTGAAGAACACATCGGGGCGTGCGGCGATGTAGTTTTCCATCCCCAGCTCGGTGCCGAAGCAGTGCACGCTTTCGACCCAGCCGCTTTCGATCGCCGGGATCAGGGTTGGATGCGGGTTGAGGGTCCAGTTGCGGCAGATCTTGCCCTTCAGGCCGAGGGATTCGCCGTAGGTGGGCAGGATCAGTTCGATGGCGGCGGTGTTGAAACCGATGCCGTGGTTCAGGGACTGGACGTTGTGTTTTTCGTAGATCCCGCGAATCGCCATCATCGCCATCAACACATGCACTGGCTTGATGTGCCGTGGGTCGCGGGTGAACAGTGGTTCGATGTAGAACGGCTTGTCGGCCACCACCACGAAA
This genomic interval from Pseudomonas putida contains the following:
- the mdcA gene encoding malonate decarboxylase subunit alpha; the protein is MTTTISPDSRWTRRRSEKQRRLELVKGLADGVVLPTDKIVAALEALILPGDRVVLEGNNQKQADFLSRSLVKADPAKLHDLHMIMPSVGRAEHLDLFERGIARKLDFSFAGTQSLRISQLLEDGLLEIGAIHTYIELYARLVVDLIPNVVLSAGFMADRAGNIYTGPSTEDTPALIEPAAFSDGIVIVQVNQLVDDVSDLPRVDIPASWVDFVVVADKPFYIEPLFTRDPRHIKPVHVLMAMMAIRGIYEKHNVQSLNHGIGFNTAAIELILPTYGESLGLKGKICRNWTLNPHPTLIPAIESGWVESVHCFGTELGMENYIAARPDVFFTGRDGSLRSNRMFSQLAGQYAVDLFIGATLQVDGDGHSSTVTRGRLAGFGGAPNMGHDPRGRRHGTPAWLDMRHTDVAEPMLERGKKLVVQMVETFQEGGKPTFVETLDAIDVAKKSGMPLAPIMVYGDDVTHLLTEEGIAYLYKARSLEERQAMIAAVAGVTAIGLRHNPKDTARMRREGLIALPEDLGIRRTDATRELLAAKSVADLVEWSGGLYNPPAKFRSW